Proteins encoded together in one Cyanobium sp. WAJ14-Wanaka window:
- a CDS encoding M3 family metallopeptidase, translating into MSPVISTLESVEDLPLLAGQGLPQYSAITPEQIDQAIPLLLEGLHKELGELEAALELRLTASSQAAKPLGWDELMDPLHHLGERLRWSWGVVSHLNGVCNSPALREVHQKHQASVVSFGNRAGQSRTIYKALEALQQHSQKLDGAQQRILESELRDMRLRGVGLEAEAQLSFNSRCQQLAELANSFGNHVLDATNQWSLSLTNPDELAGLPDSLKGLLAQAAEEAGQPGSWRMGLDLPRVGPFLKYSERRDLREQVYRAQVSKASSGELNNWPLIEQILELKRQQARILGFANWAELSLVSKMADSVASVEKLLEELRAAAYPMAQAEIEELRACAGRHGAGEAKDFQPWDVSFWAEKVRQENFDLDSEALRPYFPLGQVLEGLFGLCQRLFAIRIVAAPGDAPADAPGNAPTWHQDVRYFQVLDELSGETIAAFYLDPFSRPGSKRGGAWMDECLGRSVNRQGQPVLPVAYLICNQSPPVGEVPSLMTFEEVETIFHEFGHGLQHMLTSVDRPQAAGINNVEWDAVELPSQFMENWCYERGTLMGMARHWQSQKPLPEADYQKLLAARTFMGGNATLRQVHFALTDLQLHGNWSPECGQTPEQMRRHLAKTTTVLPPIPEDAFLCSFSHIFAGGYAAGYYSYKWAEVLSSDAFSAFEEAGLGEEGEIVELGRRFRATVLAMGGSSSPAEIFEAFRGRPPSSAALIRHSGLVRQ; encoded by the coding sequence ATGAGCCCGGTGATTAGCACCCTTGAATCGGTTGAAGATCTGCCCCTGTTGGCGGGCCAAGGCCTACCCCAATACTCAGCCATAACCCCAGAACAAATAGATCAGGCCATCCCCCTGCTGCTGGAGGGGCTGCACAAAGAGCTGGGGGAGCTCGAGGCAGCATTAGAGCTCCGCCTAACTGCTAGCTCCCAGGCCGCAAAGCCCCTGGGCTGGGATGAGTTGATGGATCCCCTGCACCACCTCGGGGAAAGGCTGCGCTGGAGTTGGGGGGTAGTCAGCCACCTAAATGGGGTCTGCAATAGCCCGGCCCTTAGGGAAGTCCACCAAAAGCACCAGGCCTCGGTGGTCAGTTTTGGCAACAGGGCCGGCCAAAGCCGCACCATTTACAAGGCCCTAGAAGCATTGCAGCAGCACAGCCAAAAGCTAGATGGGGCCCAACAGCGCATCCTCGAATCCGAGTTGCGCGACATGCGACTGCGGGGAGTTGGCCTGGAGGCGGAGGCCCAACTGTCTTTTAACTCCAGGTGCCAGCAGCTAGCAGAACTGGCCAACAGCTTTGGCAACCACGTGCTGGATGCCACCAACCAGTGGAGCTTGAGCCTTACCAACCCTGATGAGCTAGCCGGTTTGCCTGACAGCCTCAAGGGCTTGCTGGCCCAGGCAGCGGAGGAGGCCGGCCAGCCTGGCAGTTGGCGCATGGGGCTGGATCTGCCCCGGGTAGGGCCATTCCTTAAGTACAGCGAACGGCGGGACCTGCGTGAGCAGGTTTATCGAGCCCAGGTCAGCAAGGCTTCCAGCGGTGAATTAAACAACTGGCCCCTGATTGAGCAAATCCTCGAGCTCAAGCGCCAACAGGCCCGAATACTCGGTTTCGCCAACTGGGCCGAGCTGAGTTTGGTTTCGAAAATGGCCGACTCCGTGGCGAGCGTAGAAAAACTGCTCGAGGAGCTAAGGGCAGCGGCCTACCCCATGGCCCAGGCAGAAATAGAAGAATTACGGGCCTGTGCCGGGCGCCATGGGGCAGGGGAAGCGAAGGATTTTCAGCCGTGGGATGTCAGCTTCTGGGCCGAAAAGGTGCGCCAGGAAAACTTTGATCTAGATAGCGAAGCCCTCAGACCTTATTTCCCCCTGGGGCAAGTTCTGGAAGGTCTATTTGGCCTCTGCCAGCGGCTGTTCGCCATTCGCATCGTTGCTGCGCCAGGTGATGCGCCAGCTGATGCGCCAGGGAATGCGCCCACCTGGCACCAGGATGTCCGCTATTTCCAGGTGCTTGATGAGCTATCCGGCGAAACCATTGCTGCTTTCTACCTAGATCCCTTCAGCCGTCCGGGAAGTAAGCGGGGCGGGGCCTGGATGGATGAGTGCCTGGGTCGCTCCGTCAACAGGCAGGGCCAACCGGTGCTTCCGGTGGCTTACCTGATCTGCAACCAAAGCCCGCCGGTGGGCGAGGTGCCAAGCCTGATGACCTTTGAGGAAGTGGAAACCATCTTCCATGAATTTGGCCATGGCCTCCAGCACATGCTCACCAGCGTGGATCGCCCCCAGGCCGCCGGCATCAACAACGTGGAGTGGGATGCGGTGGAACTACCCAGCCAGTTCATGGAGAACTGGTGCTACGAGAGGGGAACATTGATGGGCATGGCGCGCCATTGGCAGAGCCAAAAACCGCTGCCGGAGGCCGACTACCAGAAATTGCTGGCAGCACGCACCTTCATGGGAGGCAATGCCACCCTGCGCCAGGTGCACTTTGCCCTCACGGACCTGCAACTGCACGGCAACTGGAGCCCCGAATGCGGCCAAACACCGGAGCAAATGCGGCGCCACCTGGCAAAAACCACCACGGTGCTCCCCCCCATCCCCGAAGACGCCTTTCTCTGCTCCTTCAGCCATATCTTCGCCGGTGGCTACGCAGCGGGCTACTACTCCTACAAGTGGGCCGAGGTGCTCAGCTCGGATGCCTTCAGCGCCTTTGAGGAAGCTGGTTTAGGGGAGGAAGGGGAAATAGTTGAGCTGGGTCGCCGTTTCCGAGCCACGGTGCTGGCCATGGGGGGGAGCAGCTCCCCAGCCGAAATCTTTGAGGCTTTTCGCGGCCGTCCCCCATCAAGCGCAGCCCTAATCCGCCATTCCGGCCTGGTTCGGCAGTGA
- a CDS encoding NAD(P)H-quinone oxidoreductase subunit 4 produces MDANLPIQTASFPWLSLIVLLPAAAALAMPLLPGDGTDPKWPRTLALGALLTDLVLMLVAFSQHFDGQEAGLQLVERISWVPALGLEWSLGADGLSVPLVVLSGLVTLLTVAASWNIKSKTRLYFGLMLVQASAQGLVFLSQDFLLFFLAWELELVPVYLLIAIWGGKQRQYAATKFILYTATASLLILLSGLALALSGPFTFNLSELATRSPGGVFGLLCYLGFLIGFGVKLPMFPLHTWLPDAHGEANAPVSMLLAGVLLKMGGYALMRFNVQMLPDAHLTLAPALIVLGIVNIVYGALNAFAQDNVKRRIACSSVSHMGFVLLGIGAVDALGMSGAMLQMISHGLIAAAMFFVTGVFYERTETLSIPNMGGLAKALPITFAFFLASSLASLALPGMSGFVSEITVFLGVTANDGFTIGFRVITIVLAAIGLVLTPVYLLSLCRRVFFGPRIPALAVVGDMKPRELVIGLTLLVPTLVIGFWPRIAIDLYQATTNSLASTLASATAISLGSIPLP; encoded by the coding sequence ATGGACGCCAATCTGCCCATTCAGACAGCGTCATTCCCTTGGCTCAGCCTGATTGTGCTGCTGCCAGCGGCGGCGGCCCTGGCGATGCCACTGCTTCCAGGAGACGGCACCGACCCGAAGTGGCCCAGGACCCTGGCCCTCGGTGCCCTCCTCACCGATTTGGTGCTGATGCTGGTGGCCTTTAGCCAGCACTTTGATGGCCAAGAAGCTGGGCTCCAACTGGTGGAACGGATTAGCTGGGTGCCGGCCCTGGGCCTGGAGTGGTCCCTGGGCGCCGATGGCCTCTCGGTGCCGTTGGTGGTGCTCTCAGGGTTAGTGACCCTGCTGACGGTGGCCGCCAGCTGGAACATCAAAAGCAAAACCCGGCTCTATTTCGGCCTGATGTTGGTTCAGGCCTCCGCCCAGGGCCTGGTTTTTCTCTCCCAGGATTTCTTGCTCTTCTTCCTGGCCTGGGAATTGGAGCTGGTGCCCGTTTACCTACTGATTGCGATCTGGGGCGGCAAGCAACGCCAATACGCGGCCACCAAATTCATTCTCTACACGGCAACGGCCTCGCTCCTGATTCTGTTGAGTGGCCTGGCCCTGGCCCTGAGCGGCCCATTCACCTTCAACCTCAGCGAACTGGCCACCCGCTCCCCCGGTGGCGTTTTTGGCCTGCTCTGTTACCTGGGTTTCCTAATCGGCTTTGGCGTCAAGCTGCCGATGTTCCCACTGCACACCTGGCTGCCCGATGCCCATGGCGAGGCCAATGCTCCGGTGTCGATGTTGCTGGCCGGGGTGCTGCTGAAGATGGGGGGCTATGCCCTGATGCGCTTCAACGTGCAGATGCTGCCCGACGCCCACCTCACCCTGGCGCCGGCCCTGATCGTTTTAGGCATCGTCAACATCGTCTATGGGGCCCTAAACGCCTTTGCCCAGGACAACGTCAAGCGGCGCATCGCCTGCAGCTCAGTGAGCCACATGGGTTTTGTGCTGCTGGGTATCGGCGCCGTAGATGCCCTGGGAATGAGCGGTGCAATGTTGCAAATGATCAGCCATGGACTTATCGCTGCGGCCATGTTCTTCGTGACTGGGGTGTTCTATGAGCGCACCGAAACCCTCTCGATTCCCAACATGGGCGGCCTGGCTAAGGCCCTGCCGATCACCTTCGCATTTTTCCTTGCCAGCTCCCTAGCCTCCCTAGCCCTGCCTGGCATGAGTGGCTTTGTCAGCGAAATCACCGTCTTTCTTGGGGTCACCGCCAACGATGGCTTCACCATCGGCTTCCGGGTAATCACAATCGTGCTCGCGGCGATAGGCCTTGTGCTTACGCCGGTCTATTTGCTCTCCCTGTGCCGCCGCGTCTTTTTTGGCCCCCGCATCCCAGCCCTGGCCGTGGTTGGCGACATGAAGCCCCGGGAATTGGTGATTGGCCTCACCCTGCTGGTGCCCACCCTGGTAATCGGCTTCTGGCCCCGCATCGCCATCGACCTCTACCAGGCCACAACCAATAGCTTGGCGAGCACCCTGGCCAGTGCCACTGCGATCAGCCTGGGTTCCATCCCCCTGCCATGA
- a CDS encoding DUF2605 domain-containing protein: protein MALPSPTPEPAGVLLDQVLGSLLADFSNWFGRGLVLLDSCPDAVMGMAERQELRQKLELAIRELAAATSLRQATPAPMALEMATLAPWHQLVLSVWQLSANLRRAGVALPEMEPLPQPPGFA from the coding sequence ATGGCCCTTCCCTCCCCCACCCCTGAGCCAGCAGGGGTTTTGCTCGACCAGGTATTGGGCTCCCTGCTGGCGGATTTCAGCAATTGGTTTGGCCGGGGCCTGGTGTTGTTGGATTCCTGCCCCGATGCGGTGATGGGGATGGCGGAGCGCCAGGAGCTGCGCCAAAAGCTGGAGCTAGCCATCAGGGAATTGGCCGCTGCCACCAGCCTGCGGCAGGCGACCCCTGCACCAATGGCCCTGGAGATGGCGACCCTGGCCCCCTGGCACCAATTGGTGCTTTCGGTCTGGCAGCTCTCGGCCAACCTGAGGCGGGCCGGTGTGGCCCTGCCTGAGATGGAGCCCCTGCCCCAGCCTCCCGGTTTTGCCTAG
- a CDS encoding triacylglycerol lipase, which translates to MVHGLWDTPNLFRRLEAHLGAGRPERLVPHLPHRLGAVDLGSLARDLDGLIQSRYGPGQPIDLLGFSMGGVIGRIWLQELGGHHRTRRFWSVGSPQQGTLAAQLVPRWLLPGIADMKIGSSLLRRLNQQPDALRGVSCESFFSATDITVFPGWRAVLPMGPRYRLPVWTHRQLIVHPLALERLGQALLAN; encoded by the coding sequence ATGGTCCACGGTCTCTGGGATACCCCAAATTTGTTTCGCCGCCTGGAGGCCCATTTGGGTGCTGGCCGGCCGGAAAGGTTGGTGCCCCACCTGCCCCACCGGCTTGGTGCTGTCGACCTTGGCAGCCTGGCCCGGGATCTCGATGGCCTGATTCAGTCGCGTTATGGCCCTGGACAGCCAATCGATTTGCTTGGCTTTTCGATGGGGGGGGTGATTGGCCGTATTTGGCTCCAGGAGTTGGGGGGCCATCACCGCACCCGACGTTTTTGGAGTGTGGGCAGCCCCCAGCAGGGCACGCTGGCGGCCCAGCTGGTACCGCGCTGGTTGCTGCCGGGGATTGCGGATATGAAAATCGGCAGTTCCCTGTTGCGGCGTCTCAACCAGCAGCCCGATGCCCTTAGGGGGGTCAGCTGCGAGAGCTTTTTCTCTGCCACGGACATCACCGTGTTTCCCGGTTGGCGGGCGGTTTTACCCATGGGCCCGAGATACCGCCTACCCGTATGGACCCACCGGCAGTTGATCGTGCATCCCCTAGCCCTGGAGAGGCTTGGCCAGGCCCTGCTGGCTAATTGA
- a CDS encoding 23S rRNA (pseudouridine(1915)-N(3))-methyltransferase RlmH, protein MLNPSRVRLIAVGKVRKRWLQEGADVYLKRLPGLQVVEVKDSSPAREAAAISALLKPEERLVVLTEEGTLANSVSFSQELESLASERLALVIGGAEGIAPDLKARAHRSWSLSPMTFPHEIARLLLLEQLYRAITIQQGGPYHKV, encoded by the coding sequence GTGCTCAATCCTTCCCGGGTCCGCTTGATTGCCGTTGGCAAGGTGCGCAAGCGTTGGTTGCAGGAGGGGGCCGATGTCTACCTGAAGCGTCTTCCCGGTTTGCAGGTGGTGGAGGTGAAGGATTCCTCCCCGGCCAGGGAAGCTGCGGCGATTTCTGCCCTGCTTAAGCCAGAGGAACGGCTTGTAGTGCTTACGGAGGAGGGCACCCTCGCCAATTCAGTGAGCTTCTCCCAGGAGCTGGAAAGCCTTGCCTCCGAGCGTTTGGCCCTGGTGATCGGCGGTGCTGAAGGTATTGCCCCCGACCTGAAGGCCCGTGCCCACCGGAGTTGGAGCCTGTCGCCCATGACCTTCCCCCACGAGATCGCGCGCCTGCTGTTGCTGGAGCAGCTTTACAGGGCGATCACCATCCAGCAGGGTGGCCCGTACCACAAGGTTTGA
- the thrS gene encoding threonine--tRNA ligase: protein MSHVMAMAVQTLHPKAQATIGPWTENGFYYDFDNPEPFTDADLKAIKKEMGKIIGRRLPLDRIEVSRSEAERRIQSQNEPYKLEILAGIQEPITLYTLGEQWWDLCAGPHVANTSELNPKAFELESVAGAYWRGDETKAQLQRIYGTAWETPEQLAEYKRRKEEALRRDHRRLGADLDLFSIEDGAGAGLVFWHPRGARMRLLIEDFWRQAHFADDYELLYTPHVADISLWKTSGHLDFYSESMFGPMQVDEREYQLKPMNCPFHVLTYASTLRSYRELPIRWAELGTVYRYERPGVMHGLMRVRGFTQDDAHVFCLPNQIGDEILRVLNLTETILSTFDFINYEINLSTRPEKSIGEDAVWELATNGLIEALDRKGWAYKIDEGGGAFYGPKIDLKIEDAIGRMWQCSTIQLDFNLPERFDLEYVAADGSRQRPIMIHRAIFGSLERFFGIMTENYAGDFPFWLAPEQIRLLPVTDEVMPYAETVLTDLKAAGIRATIDRSGERLGKLIRNGEQMKIPVLGVIGGQEAENKTLSLRSRRDGDLGALDLSTVAEAARQANGQRAASLGLKPA from the coding sequence ATGAGCCATGTGATGGCCATGGCGGTGCAAACCCTCCATCCCAAGGCCCAGGCCACCATTGGCCCCTGGACCGAAAACGGCTTCTATTACGACTTCGACAATCCCGAACCCTTCACCGATGCCGATCTCAAGGCCATCAAAAAGGAGATGGGCAAAATCATTGGGCGACGCTTGCCGCTCGATCGCATTGAGGTGAGCCGCAGCGAAGCAGAGCGCCGTATCCAGTCGCAGAACGAGCCCTACAAGCTCGAAATCTTGGCGGGAATTCAGGAGCCCATCACCCTGTACACCCTTGGGGAGCAATGGTGGGATCTCTGTGCCGGCCCCCATGTGGCCAACACCAGTGAGCTGAACCCCAAGGCATTTGAACTTGAGAGCGTGGCCGGGGCCTACTGGCGTGGCGATGAAACCAAGGCCCAGTTGCAGCGCATCTACGGCACGGCCTGGGAAACGCCAGAGCAACTGGCCGAATACAAACGCCGCAAGGAAGAAGCTCTGCGCCGGGACCACCGCCGCCTCGGGGCCGACCTGGATCTTTTTTCGATCGAGGATGGGGCCGGCGCCGGCCTGGTGTTTTGGCACCCCCGCGGCGCCAGGATGCGGCTATTAATCGAAGACTTTTGGCGCCAGGCCCATTTCGCCGACGACTACGAGTTGCTCTATACCCCCCACGTGGCTGATATCAGTTTATGGAAGACCTCCGGCCACCTCGATTTCTATAGCGAATCGATGTTTGGGCCGATGCAGGTTGACGAAAGGGAATATCAGCTCAAACCAATGAACTGCCCTTTCCATGTGCTCACCTACGCCAGCACCCTGCGGAGTTACAGGGAGTTGCCAATTCGCTGGGCAGAACTGGGCACGGTCTATCGCTACGAAAGGCCTGGGGTGATGCATGGCCTGATGCGAGTGCGGGGCTTCACCCAAGACGATGCCCACGTGTTCTGTCTGCCCAACCAAATCGGCGATGAAATCCTGCGGGTTCTCAATCTCACCGAAACAATCCTGAGCACGTTTGATTTCATAAATTACGAAATCAATCTCTCCACCAGGCCAGAAAAGTCGATCGGTGAAGATGCTGTCTGGGAACTGGCGACCAATGGCCTAATCGAAGCCCTGGATCGCAAGGGCTGGGCCTACAAAATCGACGAGGGGGGTGGGGCCTTCTACGGACCCAAGATCGACCTCAAAATAGAAGATGCCATTGGTCGGATGTGGCAATGCTCCACCATCCAGCTCGATTTCAACCTGCCTGAGCGCTTTGACCTCGAATATGTGGCAGCCGATGGATCAAGGCAGCGTCCCATCATGATTCACAGGGCCATCTTCGGCTCCCTGGAGAGATTTTTCGGGATCATGACCGAAAACTACGCCGGTGATTTTCCCTTTTGGCTTGCCCCCGAGCAAATCCGCCTATTGCCCGTCACCGATGAGGTGATGCCCTACGCCGAAACGGTTCTTACAGACCTTAAGGCAGCTGGAATTCGGGCCACCATTGATCGCAGTGGCGAAAGACTGGGCAAATTAATTCGCAACGGCGAACAGATGAAAATCCCCGTTCTCGGGGTCATTGGCGGCCAGGAAGCCGAGAACAAAACCCTCAGCCTGCGCAGCCGCAGGGATGGGGATTTGGGAGCCCTAGACCTCAGCACCGTGGCAGAGGCAGCCCGCCAGGCCAACGGCCAGCGCGCCGCCAGCCTGGGCCTTAAGCCGGCATGA
- the thrB gene encoding homoserine kinase, which yields MVRPRLGQGVEVHVPATTANVGPGFDCLGAALELDNVFEMRAIEGGSERFDLIIEGSEGAHLRGGPDNLVYRAAQRVWKEAGEEPVALEARVRLAVPPARGLGSSATAIVAGLIGANALVGEPLSKEKLLELAIDIEGHPDNVVPSVVGGLCLTAKAASQRWRVVRCEWSPLVQAVVAIPAIRLTTSEARRAMPKAIPVGDAVINMGSLTLLLQGLRTGNGDLIIDGMNDRLHEPYRWGLIHGGKVVREAAIEAGAWGCVISGAGPSLLALCPPAVAEAVSQAMVRAWHKAGVESRAAILGIQQEGSRWSPLPDKID from the coding sequence ATGGTTCGCCCCCGCCTAGGCCAAGGGGTTGAGGTTCATGTGCCGGCCACCACAGCCAATGTGGGGCCAGGCTTTGATTGCCTTGGCGCGGCCCTTGAGCTCGACAATGTTTTCGAGATGCGCGCCATCGAAGGCGGTAGCGAAAGATTTGACTTAATCATTGAAGGGAGCGAGGGAGCCCACCTGCGCGGCGGTCCCGACAACCTGGTTTACAGAGCTGCCCAACGCGTTTGGAAGGAGGCAGGCGAGGAGCCGGTGGCCCTGGAGGCACGGGTGCGCCTGGCCGTACCGCCGGCCCGGGGCCTGGGCAGCAGTGCCACGGCAATTGTGGCCGGATTAATCGGAGCCAATGCCCTGGTTGGCGAACCCCTCAGCAAGGAAAAATTGCTGGAATTGGCCATCGATATTGAAGGCCATCCCGACAACGTGGTGCCCTCGGTGGTGGGGGGCCTGTGTCTTACGGCCAAGGCGGCATCCCAGCGCTGGCGGGTTGTGCGCTGCGAATGGTCGCCCCTGGTGCAGGCCGTGGTGGCAATTCCCGCCATTCGGCTTACCACCTCCGAAGCCAGACGGGCCATGCCCAAGGCGATACCCGTGGGTGATGCGGTCATCAACATGGGTTCATTGACCCTGCTGCTCCAGGGCCTGCGCACCGGCAACGGCGACCTGATCATCGATGGCATGAACGACCGGCTCCATGAGCCCTATCGCTGGGGCCTGATCCACGGGGGCAAGGTGGTGCGCGAGGCGGCCATCGAGGCAGGCGCCTGGGGATGCGTGATCAGCGGCGCAGGTCCCAGCCTGCTGGCCCTTTGCCCGCCAGCGGTAGCCGAGGCCGTCAGCCAAGCGATGGTGCGCGCCTGGCACAAGGCGGGCGTCGAATCGCGAGCGGCCATTTTGGGCATACAGCAGGAGGGCAGCCGCTGGAGCCCCCTTCCCGACAAAATCGACTGA
- the trpS gene encoding tryptophan--tRNA ligase — protein sequence MARPRVLSGVQPTGALHLGNWLGAIRNWVDLQKSHETFFCVVDLHAITVPHDPAQLAEDTLKTAALYLACGIDPELSTVFVQSQVGAHSELCWLLNCVTPLNWLERMIQFKEKAVKQGDQVSVGLLDYPVLMAADILLYGADLVPVGEDQKQHLELARDIAQQRINSRFGKKDETGEPIPVLTVPEPLILKAGARVMSLTDGNSKMSKSDPNEGSRINLLDPPELIVKKIKRAKTDPTMGLEFGNQERPEAENLLSLYALLSGKGMEAAGQECASMGWGTFKPLLAEAAVEALRPVQQLYGELRADPRHLNDVLRQGQARASAVAQATLERVRHALGFLPAPTAT from the coding sequence ATGGCAAGGCCCAGGGTCCTTTCCGGAGTTCAACCCACCGGCGCCCTTCACCTGGGCAACTGGCTGGGTGCCATACGCAATTGGGTCGATCTGCAGAAAAGCCATGAAACCTTTTTCTGTGTGGTGGATCTGCACGCGATCACCGTGCCCCATGATCCGGCCCAGCTAGCTGAAGACACCCTTAAAACGGCGGCCCTCTATCTGGCCTGCGGCATCGACCCGGAACTCTCCACCGTCTTTGTACAAAGCCAAGTGGGCGCCCACAGCGAGCTTTGCTGGCTGCTCAATTGCGTCACTCCGCTCAACTGGCTCGAGCGAATGATTCAGTTCAAGGAGAAGGCCGTGAAGCAGGGCGACCAGGTGTCGGTTGGGCTGCTCGACTACCCGGTGCTGATGGCCGCCGACATCCTTCTCTATGGGGCTGATTTAGTTCCCGTTGGCGAAGACCAGAAACAACACCTGGAATTAGCACGCGACATTGCCCAGCAAAGGATCAACAGCCGCTTTGGCAAAAAGGACGAAACCGGCGAGCCGATACCCGTGCTCACCGTGCCCGAACCCCTAATTCTTAAGGCCGGGGCCAGGGTGATGAGCCTCACCGACGGCAATAGCAAGATGAGCAAAAGCGACCCGAATGAGGGATCGAGAATCAACCTGCTCGACCCCCCGGAGCTGATCGTCAAAAAGATCAAGCGTGCCAAAACCGATCCCACCATGGGGCTGGAATTTGGCAACCAGGAACGGCCCGAAGCGGAAAACCTGCTCAGCCTCTATGCCCTTTTGAGTGGCAAAGGCATGGAAGCTGCCGGCCAGGAATGTGCATCCATGGGTTGGGGCACCTTTAAGCCCCTGCTGGCCGAAGCCGCCGTAGAAGCGCTGAGGCCGGTGCAGCAGCTCTACGGGGAGTTGCGGGCGGATCCACGCCACCTCAACGATGTTTTGCGGCAGGGACAGGCCAGGGCTTCGGCCGTGGCCCAGGCCACCCTCGAGCGGGTGCGCCATGCCCTGGGGTTTCTCCCCGCCCCAACGGCCACCTAG
- the glk gene encoding glucokinase, giving the protein MPELKCEGKGIVLAGDIGGTKTLLALYRSSTLELIRSQHYHSGEWADLAPMVEAFLGGDQAEAACFAVAGPVAKGQAQLTNLSWKLDQDQLAKQLGIGQLELVNDFAVLIYGLPHLRDDQRAQIRSGKPNSRAPLMVIGAGTGLGVAFGVQTASGLVAMASEASHGEFAPRTQAEWELKQWLTSEFSLPRISTERVVSGTGLGLLARWLLATQAEPDHPLQLVAADPDSDLPAQVAKQAALGNPLARQALDHWIDLYGSVCGDLALATLCQGGIWLAGGTAGKLLSELQAGGFERGFLSKGRLAAVLESIPITAVIDPTIGQFSAACRARMLAA; this is encoded by the coding sequence ATGCCAGAACTAAAATGTGAAGGCAAGGGCATTGTCTTGGCCGGCGACATCGGTGGCACCAAAACCCTGCTGGCCCTCTATCGCAGCTCCACACTTGAGCTAATTCGCTCCCAGCACTACCACTCAGGCGAATGGGCCGACCTCGCCCCCATGGTGGAGGCCTTCCTGGGCGGCGACCAAGCGGAGGCAGCCTGTTTTGCTGTGGCAGGTCCGGTGGCTAAGGGCCAGGCCCAGCTCACCAACCTGTCGTGGAAATTGGACCAGGACCAACTTGCCAAGCAGCTGGGTATTGGCCAGCTCGAATTGGTCAATGATTTCGCCGTATTGATCTACGGCCTACCCCATCTCAGGGATGACCAGCGGGCCCAAATCCGCTCCGGCAAGCCCAATTCCCGGGCCCCATTAATGGTGATCGGCGCAGGCACCGGCCTGGGCGTGGCCTTCGGGGTGCAAACCGCATCTGGCCTGGTGGCGATGGCCAGCGAGGCTTCCCATGGGGAGTTCGCCCCCCGAACCCAGGCTGAGTGGGAACTAAAGCAATGGCTTACCAGCGAATTTTCACTGCCACGCATCTCCACCGAGAGGGTTGTTAGCGGCACTGGTCTGGGCCTGTTGGCCCGTTGGTTGCTCGCAACCCAAGCGGAACCCGACCACCCGCTCCAGCTGGTGGCCGCCGATCCCGACAGCGACCTGCCGGCCCAGGTGGCCAAACAGGCCGCCCTAGGCAACCCCCTAGCCCGCCAAGCCCTCGACCACTGGATTGATCTCTACGGCAGTGTCTGTGGTGATCTGGCCCTGGCAACTCTCTGCCAAGGGGGCATCTGGCTGGCCGGAGGAACCGCGGGCAAGCTGCTCAGCGAATTGCAGGCGGGTGGCTTTGAACGGGGCTTCCTCTCCAAGGGCAGGCTGGCGGCCGTCCTCGAAAGCATTCCTATTACGGCCGTGATCGATCCGACCATCGGCCAGTTCAGTGCGGCCTGCAGGGCCCGGATGCTGGCGGCCTAG